The Chryseobacterium nakagawai genome has a segment encoding these proteins:
- the hisH gene encoding imidazole glycerol phosphate synthase subunit HisH codes for MIAIIKYNGGNVSSVQNALNRLNISSVITDDPELILKADKVIFPGVGEASSTMKLLKEKGLDRLIPTLKQPVLGICLGMQLMCKGNEEGNTEGMGIFNIDVKRFPPLELVPHMGWNTVSGQISPLFSGIEPENGVYFVHSYYCELSEFTTSVCDYILPFSASMQKDNFYAVQFHPEKSGGVGSQILNNFINLS; via the coding sequence ATGATTGCAATAATAAAATATAACGGAGGTAATGTAAGCTCTGTACAGAATGCTTTAAACAGGTTAAATATCAGCTCAGTCATTACAGATGACCCTGAACTTATCCTGAAAGCAGATAAGGTGATTTTTCCTGGTGTAGGTGAGGCCTCGTCTACCATGAAGTTGTTGAAAGAAAAAGGACTTGATCGACTTATTCCAACATTGAAGCAACCTGTTTTGGGAATATGTCTGGGAATGCAACTCATGTGCAAAGGAAACGAAGAAGGAAATACGGAGGGAATGGGGATTTTCAATATCGATGTCAAAAGATTCCCGCCTTTGGAGCTTGTTCCCCATATGGGTTGGAACACGGTTTCAGGACAAATCTCTCCGTTATTTTCAGGAATTGAACCCGAAAATGGTGTATATTTTGTGCATAGCTATTATTGTGAGCTATCGGAATTTACCACATCCGTTTGTGATTACATCCTTCCATTTAGTGCTTCTATGCAGAAAGATAATTTTTATGCGGTGCAGTTTCACCCTGAAAAATCGGGAGGTGTAGGAAGCCAGATACTTAACAACTTTATAAACTTATCATGA
- the hisA gene encoding 1-(5-phosphoribosyl)-5-[(5-phosphoribosylamino)methylideneamino]imidazole-4-carboxamide isomerase, translating to MKIIPAIDIIEGKCVRLSKGDYNTKKIYNEDPVEVARQFEDFGIQFLHLVDLDGAKSKHIVNQKVLENIAKSTSLQIDFGGGLKTSQDIETVFNSGAKQITLGSIAVQDPVFCLQIIEKYGPDKIILGADCENRKIKTSGWQEESDKDIIDFILEYQKKGIKTTICTDISKDGMLEGPSTGLYTEILYKTSLHLVASGGISGIKDVYKMKDIGCTGTIIGKAIYEGKISLKQLQNFIENA from the coding sequence ATGAAGATTATTCCGGCTATCGATATTATTGAAGGAAAATGTGTGCGTTTATCCAAAGGGGATTACAACACAAAGAAAATATACAATGAAGATCCTGTAGAAGTGGCCAGGCAGTTTGAAGACTTTGGTATTCAGTTTCTTCACCTGGTGGATCTTGATGGTGCAAAATCAAAGCATATTGTGAATCAGAAAGTGCTTGAAAATATTGCAAAATCTACTTCGCTACAAATTGATTTTGGGGGTGGATTAAAAACCTCGCAGGATATTGAAACAGTCTTTAATTCAGGAGCAAAGCAGATCACTCTAGGAAGTATTGCAGTACAGGATCCTGTATTTTGTCTTCAGATCATTGAAAAATATGGTCCGGATAAGATTATTCTGGGAGCTGATTGTGAGAATAGAAAAATAAAAACTTCCGGCTGGCAGGAAGAAAGTGATAAAGACATTATTGATTTTATTCTGGAATATCAGAAAAAGGGAATTAAAACTACCATATGCACGGATATTTCGAAGGATGGAATGCTGGAAGGACCTTCAACAGGTCTTTATACTGAAATTTTATATAAAACGTCGTTACACCTGGTGGCCAGTGGTGGAATTTCAGGGATTAAAGATGTTTATAAAATGAAAGATATAGGATGTACAGGAACAA